TTCCGGCAAGGTCACTGCCGCACAAGTGGCGCAGATGGTGTTCGATGCCATCAGCGCCGACAGGTTTTACATCTTCAGCCACCCCAAGGCCATGGAAAATGTGCGCTTGCGCATGGACTGCATCGTGGAACAGCGCAACCCGGCAGATCCGTTCGCCGAACTCCCCGCGATCGGCGCTGCCTTGCGCGCCCAACTGCGCTTTTGATACGCCGAGGGGAGGGACGTTGTTAACTGAGATGCCCGTTTCCCTCTTTAATGATCAATTCAACCGGCCTCGTTTTTCAGGAGGGGAAATATCATATATGTTCAACAAAGTCAGATAATTCCAAACGGGTTTTATGCCGCTAATCCATGTTTTATTTCTGCAGAAGAAATCTTCTTACGCTGATGCTCATCAAGATGCCGGACGCAGTCATCAGCACGAGCAATGATGATCCTCCGTAGCTGAGAAAGGGAAGCGGAATTCCAACCACGGGAAGGATTCCGAGGACCATTCCGATATTGATGAAAACCTCCCAAAGAATGAGCATGGTGATCCCGAAAGAGAGCAAAGCGCCCGAATAGTCCTTGGAGTGCAACATTATATTCAACCCCCAAATAATCAAAGAGAGAAAAAGCAAGAGCAGCACGATGCCGCCGATGAATCCCCATTCCTCGGCAAAAACGGAGAAAACAAAATCGGTTTGCTGTTCCGGCAGAAAGCGGAGTTGCGTTTGGGTCCCCTTGAGAAATCCCTTTCCCAAAAATCCACCGGATCCTACCGCAATCATGGACTGAATAATATGGTAGCCGGCGCCCAAGGGATCATTTTCCGGGCTGAAGAAGGTGAATATCCGTTCTTTCTGGTAACCCTTGAGAAAATGCCAACCAATTGGAATCATAACCAATCCCCCTGCAGCGGCCATCAGGGTTGACTTATAGTCCATGCCGACAAATAATATGATTGCCAAAAAGATGATAAGCAAAATCAGCGCAGTTCCCAAATCCGGCTGTTTCAAAATCAACAGGAAGGGAACTATGGTTATTAAGAAGGGTATCAGCAGTTCTTTAAGGCGATATCCGCGGCTCAGTTGGTGGGCGTCGAAATATTTGGAAAGAGCAAGAATAATAGTAAGTTTTACAAACTCCGAAGGTTGAAAGGAGAAGGAGGCAAGGGCTATCCAGCGCTGGGAACCGCGAGCGGAATTGCCCGCTATCAATACAACGAAAAGCAGAAGGATAGCGATGCCATGGATTATGTAAGCGTGGCGCGCCAGGAAGCGATAGTCGATAAAAAAGGCGATGGTCATCCCGGCGAACCCGATGATTATCCATTGAATCTGTTTTATGTAATAAGGGGTCTGGCCGGGGATGGAGATGCTGAGACAGGCGCTATAGATATTCAAAAGGCCGATGAGCGTGATTACCATAACCAGG
This DNA window, taken from Syntrophobacterales bacterium, encodes the following:
- the rodA gene encoding rod shape-determining protein RodA, which translates into the protein MKLDRGLLLNFDWTLFILVMVITLIGLLNIYSACLSISIPGQTPYYIKQIQWIIIGFAGMTIAFFIDYRFLARHAYIIHGIAILLLFVVLIAGNSARGSQRWIALASFSFQPSEFVKLTIILALSKYFDAHQLSRGYRLKELLIPFLITIVPFLLILKQPDLGTALILLIIFLAIILFVGMDYKSTLMAAAGGLVMIPIGWHFLKGYQKERIFTFFSPENDPLGAGYHIIQSMIAVGSGGFLGKGFLKGTQTQLRFLPEQQTDFVFSVFAEEWGFIGGIVLLLLFLSLIIWGLNIMLHSKDYSGALLSFGITMLILWEVFINIGMVLGILPVVGIPLPFLSYGGSSLLVLMTASGILMSISVRRFLLQK